From one Bacteroides eggerthii genomic stretch:
- a CDS encoding fimbrillin family protein gives MIRSIKPIVCAVLLFSFSSCGDDAAEKEAVAGSGLVTFTAVTGDTETRNTQESSFETGDAIGVFAIEPKTGVYWAVNNEYIYDGNTFKPATEADNIIVTVGTDFDFYIYYPFKEGQTDITAISHSAGDQAEKSGWLSADFMTATYTEPVLNYTIPLNFRHRLSTVEVRIERNEGVREATIENVKRTSRFNLLTGEVVTDESRGNCRMYRYSQQGDATTVFRVTIPAQTLTTSSNYVALTGDTDIKLRGTSDMVTLAGQIHNYSIDYKKQITVLDYTAGGTTTGAGLYNIGSTCTVRANVNGGYEFAGWYEAGRIVSDAVQYSFEVLTDRTLEPKYRNYGGWSVTLTANPSSLGWKGGNSTLTAGASRDVFVNGIKESSQTGYPSVTGGSDGFFLSGNTVTVAENNTASARSCVFTASYGGNSATATISQEAAPVSYYFSYTDGSTTHSERTEASAGSFTLSITSYKVTGNSRRDLSWSVSGDSWIHVSGSSVSYDENPGKEIRSGNVTLTQAESGKTITLTVRQKGKTSVDIDP, from the coding sequence ATGATAAGATCAATAAAACCGATTGTTTGCGCAGTGCTGCTGTTTTCCTTTTCATCCTGCGGGGACGATGCCGCAGAGAAGGAAGCCGTCGCCGGCAGCGGGCTTGTTACATTCACCGCCGTCACCGGGGATACGGAAACGCGAAACACCCAGGAGAGCAGCTTTGAGACGGGCGATGCCATAGGCGTGTTTGCCATTGAACCGAAGACCGGTGTGTATTGGGCAGTGAACAATGAATACATCTATGACGGCAATACATTCAAACCTGCGACGGAAGCGGATAATATTATTGTAACGGTGGGAACCGATTTCGACTTCTATATATACTATCCTTTCAAGGAAGGACAAACAGACATTACCGCCATATCCCATTCCGCCGGAGATCAGGCTGAGAAGTCCGGATGGCTGTCAGCGGATTTTATGACTGCGACCTATACGGAACCGGTTCTGAACTACACGATACCGCTGAATTTCAGGCATAGACTCTCAACCGTGGAAGTCAGGATCGAGCGTAACGAAGGAGTCCGGGAGGCTACCATAGAGAATGTGAAACGCACGAGCCGTTTCAACCTGCTTACCGGTGAAGTCGTTACGGACGAAAGCAGGGGAAACTGCCGGATGTACAGATATTCCCAGCAGGGAGATGCCACAACGGTATTCCGCGTGACCATTCCCGCCCAGACGCTTACGACTTCCTCCAACTATGTAGCCCTTACGGGAGATACGGATATAAAACTTCGTGGAACTTCCGATATGGTCACCCTTGCCGGTCAGATACACAATTACAGTATCGACTACAAGAAACAGATTACCGTTCTGGATTATACGGCGGGCGGGACTACTACAGGTGCGGGACTCTACAATATCGGAAGCACCTGTACAGTGAGGGCAAACGTGAATGGCGGTTATGAGTTTGCAGGGTGGTATGAGGCAGGCAGGATCGTATCCGATGCGGTACAGTACAGTTTTGAGGTTCTGACAGACCGTACCCTTGAACCCAAATACCGGAATTACGGCGGTTGGTCGGTTACTTTGACAGCAAACCCTTCATCCCTGGGCTGGAAAGGAGGCAACTCGACGCTTACGGCGGGAGCCTCACGTGACGTATTTGTAAATGGCATAAAGGAAAGCTCACAGACCGGTTACCCGTCCGTTACCGGCGGTTCGGATGGTTTCTTCCTTTCAGGGAATACGGTAACGGTAGCGGAGAACAACACCGCATCCGCACGTAGCTGTGTCTTTACGGCAAGCTATGGTGGAAATTCCGCCACAGCCACAATCAGCCAGGAGGCAGCCCCGGTCAGCTACTATTTCAGTTATACGGATGGCAGCACTACCCATAGTGAACGTACCGAGGCGAGTGCCGGTTCATTCACATTGAGTATAACAAGCTATAAAGTGACAGGCAACAGCCGCAGGGATCTTTCCTGGAGTGTGTCAGGAGACAGCTGGATTCACGTGTCCGGAAGTTCGGTAAGTTATGACGAAAACCCGGGGAAAGAAATCCGTAGTGGAAACGTGACGCTCACACAGGCAGAAAGTGGAAAAACAATAACATTGACTGTCAGGCAAAAAGGAAAGACTTCCGTAGATATTGATCCCTAA
- a CDS encoding fimbrillin family protein: MKTRFFLSAVMTAGLLASCSNSEETFIENETGREHTLAQLNILPTVGTETRAGFIPKTDWAAGDALGLFMYKATGWGDAYPRYDAQNNKSTRETNGWSQASPVYLLSDEATIWAYYPYNGAVTDGTKIPVPINAGTSVDYMWGKSSNQVSVIETEAKIPMRHALSQFVIRLKVSPEYHNDGNLTSAKLKASAAKFATVGTMNLNDEGRITFQPTNTELSWSPNTTVPAQGEQAVDYAAAIYPMNISGGEVSLEVVIDGATYTYSIPQILWEAGKRYIYSVTMRSNDAEIGGENGQSVTIEGWTSTEEDITLVPVK, from the coding sequence ATGAAAACAAGATTTTTTCTTTCAGCGGTAATGACCGCAGGTTTACTGGCTTCATGCAGTAACAGTGAAGAGACATTTATTGAAAACGAAACAGGCCGGGAACATACGCTTGCACAGCTGAATATCCTGCCAACCGTAGGAACAGAGACCAGGGCCGGTTTTATCCCCAAAACGGACTGGGCGGCGGGTGATGCTCTGGGGCTGTTCATGTACAAGGCAACCGGATGGGGTGATGCCTATCCGCGTTATGATGCCCAAAACAACAAGTCAACCAGAGAGACAAACGGCTGGTCGCAGGCCAGTCCGGTATATCTCCTTTCGGACGAGGCAACAATATGGGCATACTACCCGTATAACGGTGCGGTAACCGATGGAACAAAAATACCCGTCCCTATCAACGCAGGCACATCCGTCGATTACATGTGGGGAAAAAGTTCCAACCAAGTGTCGGTAATTGAAACCGAGGCTAAAATACCGATGAGACATGCCCTCTCACAGTTTGTCATCCGTTTGAAAGTTTCCCCCGAGTATCATAACGACGGGAATCTTACATCGGCCAAGCTGAAAGCATCGGCCGCCAAGTTTGCCACCGTCGGGACGATGAACCTGAATGATGAAGGGAGAATCACATTCCAGCCGACCAATACCGAGCTGTCATGGAGCCCGAACACAACCGTCCCTGCCCAGGGAGAACAGGCGGTAGACTATGCCGCAGCCATTTATCCGATGAACATTTCCGGGGGTGAGGTATCGCTCGAAGTCGTGATCGATGGTGCGACCTATACGTATTCCATTCCGCAGATTCTCTGGGAAGCCGGAAAGAGATATATCTACTCGGTCACCATGCGCTCCAATGATGCGGAAATCGGCGGGGAAAACGGCCAGTCGGTAACGATAGAGGGTTGGACATCCACAGAAGAGGACATTACACTTGTACCGGTCAAATAA
- a CDS encoding DUF3127 domain-containing protein, with protein sequence MEIQGKIIAVLPIRDGIGKTSGNEWKSREFVLETEENKPQSLCLQLMNANIDRYAVEVGQTVHVKFDCTARQWENRWFNTLTAWEVVVIKEKEEKPV encoded by the coding sequence ATGGAAATACAAGGAAAAATCATCGCCGTTCTTCCCATCAGGGATGGGATCGGCAAGACATCCGGCAATGAATGGAAGAGCCGGGAATTCGTTCTCGAGACAGAAGAAAACAAGCCGCAGAGCCTGTGCCTTCAGCTGATGAACGCCAACATTGACCGGTATGCCGTCGAGGTCGGCCAGACTGTGCATGTGAAATTCGATTGTACCGCCCGCCAGTGGGAGAACCGTTGGTTCAATACCCTGACTGCCTGGGAAGTGGTTGTCATCAAGGAAAAGGAGGAGAAGCCGGTATGA
- a CDS encoding DUF3575 domain-containing protein — protein MIKKAFLLAGFLACGLAVSAQSYSLRTNIIGLATANLNLEASMTLDRKWSLHLPLQYNPFKFSKNRQFRNFYASPGVRYWLLESYMGGFIGMHGTAGTYSVGNLFGSKYRYEGEGYGVGISIGRAYQLGRRWNLEWEIGAGAVWLGYDKYLCKRCGDLVEKDYGWHFLPTRAALNMVYLF, from the coding sequence ATGATAAAAAAGGCATTTCTTCTGGCAGGCTTCCTTGCCTGCGGCCTGGCTGTATCGGCACAGTCCTATTCGCTGCGTACCAACATAATCGGTCTGGCTACGGCCAACCTGAACCTGGAGGCGTCCATGACACTGGACCGCAAGTGGTCGCTGCATCTGCCGCTTCAGTACAACCCTTTCAAGTTTTCGAAGAACCGCCAGTTCCGCAATTTCTATGCATCGCCCGGTGTACGTTACTGGCTGCTTGAGAGTTATATGGGAGGGTTCATCGGCATGCATGGCACTGCCGGTACATACAGTGTAGGCAACCTTTTCGGCAGCAAATACCGTTATGAGGGTGAAGGTTACGGCGTGGGTATAAGTATCGGCCGGGCATACCAGTTGGGACGACGCTGGAACCTTGAGTGGGAGATCGGAGCCGGAGCAGTGTGGCTGGGATATGACAAATACCTGTGCAAACGTTGCGGTGACCTTGTGGAAAAGGACTACGGCTGGCATTTTCTTCCTACCCGCGCCGCACTGAACATGGTTTATCTTTTTTAA
- a CDS encoding fimbrillin family protein gives MIKAYKCIMTAMLLCPTVLTGCSDEKDSLEQEGEKELRVENCFSRGVGTDVDGSLVKDFGMVLLDDAGDTYTGVPGPVHVTYDDGWIFPEVTLTEATCRLFAFSPFQKIPGKELPVSLVSQTDYLASEELRLNWQNHRASIEMKHLLSLLEFTVEGSDACTLNMEGLPVEGAYDLTSGSLSVKDNNGSIASKGNMLLLFPGKTEERRIQIHYRDNVYDWYLPANTFEAGKRYTYILSLSKEGMLILSGVSVRPWQAGGDYTGSIKPNE, from the coding sequence ATGATAAAGGCATATAAATGTATTATGACAGCCATGCTTCTTTGTCCTACTGTTCTTACGGGCTGTTCGGATGAAAAGGACTCGCTTGAACAGGAAGGGGAAAAAGAGCTCCGGGTGGAGAACTGTTTCAGCCGTGGTGTCGGGACAGATGTGGACGGCTCTCTTGTAAAGGATTTCGGGATGGTATTGCTTGATGATGCAGGCGATACTTACACCGGTGTACCGGGACCGGTACATGTGACGTACGATGACGGCTGGATCTTTCCGGAAGTCACGCTCACTGAAGCTACCTGCAGACTGTTTGCTTTTTCTCCTTTCCAGAAAATTCCGGGAAAGGAACTGCCCGTAAGCCTGGTTTCCCAGACTGATTATCTGGCTTCGGAGGAGTTGCGGCTCAACTGGCAGAACCACAGGGCAAGCATTGAAATGAAACACCTGCTTTCCCTTCTGGAATTTACAGTGGAAGGGAGCGATGCATGTACCTTGAACATGGAAGGACTTCCTGTGGAAGGCGCATATGACCTTACAAGCGGAAGCCTGTCCGTGAAAGATAATAACGGAAGCATCGCTTCCAAAGGAAACATGCTGCTTCTGTTCCCTGGCAAAACGGAAGAACGCAGGATACAGATCCATTACCGGGACAATGTTTACGACTGGTACCTTCCGGCCAATACGTTTGAGGCCGGAAAGAGATACACCTACATATTGTCCCTGAGCAAAGAAGGGATGCTCATTCTCTCCGGTGTGAGCGTCCGTCCCTGGCAGGCAGGTGGAGACTATACCGGATCAATTAAACCGAATGAATAA